From Abyssibius alkaniclasticus:
GGAAACAAGGCGAAAACCTCGTCGCGTGCCTCTTCATCAAGCGCACCAAGCGCATCGGCATTGGGGTGGAAGCTTTCGCTCTGCACGCCGTTCGAGGTGACAATCTCGTGCTTGCTGAATAGAATATGGAAGTATTCCACAACCTTCATTTCATGCGCGACAACGATCGTGCTGTCATTCACAAGGTTTTTCGCCGCCACAAGGCATTCGGGCGCGTCAAACAGCAGCTCGGCGCGCCAACCCGAAATCAGCATCCGATGGGCGGGCGATACCAGCAAATCCTCGTGGGGCAGGTTTTCACCCAGCGCACCGGCCTTGATGCGAATGGGTGTTGTGGCGCGGCTTGGCCTGATTTTCTTGCTGCCGATCCAGCGCACGATCTGCGTGCCGCTATCGGCTGTCAGAACCCCATCGCCAACCATGATGTCTTCGATCAGTTTTTCACCCTCGGGCGTGGCAATTTTGGTGCCACGCGCAAAGCAGACGATGACGCGGTCCTCATAGGATGAAAAGGTCTTGCCGTTATTGGTCATGCCTTCGGTAATCCGCCCACCCAGAACTTTCTGAGGGTCGGTTTCGTTCGGGTCACCGGTTCCAAGGTTATAGGCGTATTTTGTAAGGTTGCCGTTGCCGTCATCAACAATGAAAACCATCAGCGAGGTGTCGGCATTCGCGTTGGGCGTGAAATAATAGTCTACAATCGCGTTATAGGTGTTGTAGCCACCGCTGCCATTGTCAATCTGAATGGTAAAGGTTTCGCCGGCATCGAGATTGCCGTCATTGGCATCACTCGGGTCGGTCGAGGTTCCGCCATTGTCGGAGGTTTGCACGATGGAGCCGATCAGAATGCCGCCCCCGTCTGTTCCACCAGAACCAGACGTCGTTGCCGGGTTGGCGAGGTCAAGGTTCCAGTTGGAATTGGGATAAGTGCCAGGCGCAGCACCCTTGTTGCCACCAACATAATCTTCCGCCCAATTCGACCACGAGCTTGAACTGGCACCGTTTCCGTCGACGGCCAATGCATAAATAAATGCCATTTACTATTCCTTTTGTTACAAGGGCCGCAAAATGTTTTGCGACTGGTTTCCGAGGCGTTCAGAACCCGTTGCCAAAAGCTGTCCGCCCCGATGGGCTTCACCACAACCAACGCATTCGGGCTTGCAGCAAGACCTGCCCAATTTGAATGAATTTGCATCCATTGGCGGTTCTATCCCGATGAATCGGGGTCGGAAAATTGGTCCAAAGGTTAAATGATGGCTTTAATCTAAAGATTATGGCTGGTTTCGCGCGTGGTTCGACGGCCGCAAAACCGGTTCGGTTTTGTGCGGAAACAATGTTTGGAAACTATCGAGGCGGTGCCAGGCGCAAGACCCGCGAAAATGCAAACAGGCCGTGCAAGAAGCACCAGCAGGGCTGCTTGCGGTGATCGGTTCACGCCGCAAGGCCCGGGTGTGGGAGCAGGGCCGCATGAACGCGGCCCTGTTCTGGCGATTATTTGACCAGTTCGGTCCAGATCGCGGTGTAAAGATCGGTTGCCGATTGCGGGCAGGTGGGCAGGAATTGTCCGGCGGCAGCAAATTCTTCGGGCACAACGATTTCGGGCGCGGTCTGCATCACTTCATCCATGAAGGCTTCCGACCCGGTAATGCCATTGGCATAGCGCGCGAAATTCGAGATCATCGCCGCATTTTCGGGCCGCATGATGAAGTCGAG
This genomic window contains:
- a CDS encoding Hint domain-containing protein, with the protein product MAFIYALAVDGNGASSSSWSNWAEDYVGGNKGAAPGTYPNSNWNLDLANPATTSGSGGTDGGGILIGSIVQTSDNGGTSTDPSDANDGNLDAGETFTIQIDNGSGGYNTYNAIVDYYFTPNANADTSLMVFIVDDGNGNLTKYAYNLGTGDPNETDPQKVLGGRITEGMTNNGKTFSSYEDRVIVCFARGTKIATPEGEKLIEDIMVGDGVLTADSGTQIVRWIGSKKIRPSRATTPIRIKAGALGENLPHEDLLVSPAHRMLISGWRAELLFDAPECLVAAKNLVNDSTIVVAHEMKVVEYFHILFSKHEIVTSNGVQSESFHPNADALGALDEEARDEVFALFPEIKAGNKASTFVDARPSLSALEAALLR